Part of the Caulifigura coniformis genome, TAGTTGCTGTTGTCCCTCCATTCCTGCATGTGGGGTTGCGCGGCCGAGGTCGTGGGAAAGATGGACGTCAGCGAAGGTTGTGTCCTCGTGGCGGGGCCGGGACACTCAGCGACACCTATCGGTCTCCCGTTTTCCTGAAGTCCGCCAGCGCCGTGTCCGAGCCGCCGCGTCAAACCCGCTCCTACCTGATGTCGCTGTTCGAGCGGCACAGCGCCAATCCCCGACACGATCTGGGGCAGAATTTCCTGATCGACCTGAACCTGCACGACTACATCGTGGCGCAGGCAGGGATCACTCCGGACGACGTGGTACTGGAGGTCGGGACGGGCACGGGGGCGCTGACGAGCGCAATCGCCAAGGATGCCGACCGAGTGATCACGGTGGAGTACGACCGCCGGGTTCATGAAATCGCCAAAGAGCTGCTCCAATCGCGTCCGCAGGTGACCCTGCTCAACTGCGACGTCCTGAAGAACAAGAACCGCTTCAATCCCGACGTCATCGAGGCGGTGACGGCCGCCCTCGACGCCCGACCCGCCGGGAGCCTGAAGTCGTTGAAGCTTGTCGCGAACCTGCCGTACAACGTCGCGACGCCGGTCATGTCGAATCTCATCGCCACCGAGCTGCCGTGGAGGCGGATGGTCGTCACGATCCAGTATGAACTGGCGGAACGGATGGCCGCCGCTCCGGGCTCGTCCCAATACAGTGCCCTGACCGTCTGGCTGCAGGCCCAGACGAAAGTGACGCTGCTCAAGAAGCTGGGGCCGAATGTTTTCTGGCCGAGGCCGCAGGTCGATTCAGCGATCGTACGGATCGATCCGGACCTCGAGGCGCGGAACGCAATCGCGGACCGGGAATTCCTGCATACGTTTCTGCGTGACGTCTTTACGCAGCGTCGCAAGCGTCTGCGGGGCGTTGTCGCGTCGATGTTCAAGGCGACGCACGACAAGCCGGCTGTCGATGCGGCATTCGAACTCGCAGGCGTTTCGGCCGAGAGCCGGGCCGAGGATCTGCCGCCTGCGGATCTCGTGCGACTCTCGAACGCGCTGGCGGCGAGATCCGGACCTCGTGGCGATCGCTGACGCGTCACCCCATTTCTCTTCGTTGTCTCCCCGGGCTGTCAGTTCCATGGCCATTCCACTCGACGTTGCTTCGCTGCGTTCCCGTTTTCCGGCGCTGGCCCGGCGGTTCAACGATCATCCGGCGGCCTATTTCGACGGCGCGGCTGGAAGCCAGGTTCCGCAGTCGGTCATCGACGCGATCTCTGACGTCCTGGCGAATCACAATGCCAATCGTGGTAGCGCGATTCCGACGAGCCGCGAGGCGGACGAACGGATCGAGGAAGCGCATCGGGCGTTCGTCGACTTTCTCGGCGCTGCCGATCCGGCGGAGGTGTACACCGGTCAGAACATGACGTCGCTGACGTTCGCCATGAGCCGGGCGCTCTCTCGGACCTGGAAGCCGGGAGACGAGATCATCGTCACGCGTCTGGACCACGACGCCAACGTCACTCCGTGGACGCTCGCCGCCCGGGACGCCGGCGCAGTGGTTCACACCATCGATTTCCATGCCGACGACTGCACGCTCGATCTGGCGGCACTCGCGAGTCGCCTGAATTCCAGGACGCGGCTCGTCGCCGTGGGTTATGCCTCCAATGCCGTGGGGACGATCAACCCGATCGCCGAGATCTGCCGGCTTGCGCGGAGCGCGGGGGCGCTGACCTTCATCGACGCGGTCCACTTTGCCCCGCATGGACGGATCAATGTTTCCGAACTCGGTTGCGACTTCCTGGTCTGCTCGCCGTACAAGTTCTTCGGTCCGCACCTGGGAGTGATGTACGGCCGACTCGAGCATCTGGAGCGGCTGGAGGCGTACAGGCTGCGTCCCGCGCCAGCGCGGCCACCCGGCAAATGGATGACCGGGACGCAGAGCCACGAGTCAATCTGGGGGGGCGCTGCGGCTGTGGACTACCTCGCTTCACTGGGAGGCGACGCCGGATTCCGCGGCCAGCGGCTGGATGTCGCCTATGAGCGGATCCGGGCTCATGAACGGACAATTGGCGAGCGTCTGCTGTCGGGGCTGCGCGACCTGAAGACCTTCAGGCTGTGGGGGATCGCCGATTCCTCGCGGTGGGACGAACGGGTGCCGACATTCTCATTGACGCACGCGAAATTCACTCCGCAACAACTGTGCGACCAACTGCTGGAACGTGGGCTGTTCACCTGGGCCGGCAATCACTACGCCCTCTCGTTCTGCGAATGTTGCGATCTCGAGCCCGGGGGGACGCTGCGGCTAAGCCTTTTGCACTACAACACGCAGGCAGAAGTTGACCGCCTGCTGGAGGCGCTGCGGTCGTTTGACCGTTAAGACCCTGCGATCGTCGAAGGCCTCCGCCGGCGACACCGTCTCAAGACGTCCGATTCCCTTCCTTTTGTTCCACAGACTCGTGAGCGACTTTCTTCAACTCGCCGGCAAATCGATCCTCGTGATGGGCGTGGCCAATCGCAAAAGCGTGGCCTGGCAGACGGCCCAGGTTCTGACGGAGGCCGGCGCGGAAGTCGTCTATGCCGTGCGTTCCGAAGCCCGCCGTGATCAGCTGGCCAGATTCACGGGGGACGCGCCGATCTACATCTGCGACGTCGAAAAACAGGCCGAGATCGACGCCCTCCGCGACTCACTTTCGGCCGATGGAAGAACGCTGCAGGGCATCGTGCATTCGATTGCCTTCGCGGACTACTCGGCCGGCTGGAAGCCATTCCATGAAACGCCGCGGTCGGCATTCCTGCAGGCGGTGGACATTTCCTGCTTCTCGCTGATCGCCGTTTCCAACGCGCTGCGCGACCTCGTGGACAAGGAGCACGGGAGCGTTGTCACGATCTCCATCTCCACAACGCGGATGGCGGCGGAGAACTACGGCTACATGGCGCCGGTGAAGGCCGCGCTCGATTCGACGGTCTGTTTTCTGGCAAAGTCGTTCAGCGGGTTCTCGAAGATCCGCTTCAATGCCGTCTGCCCGGGGCTGCTGAAGACCTCGGCATCGGCCGGCATTCCGGGCTATGTCGACTCCTACCTGTTCGCCGAGCAGGCGACGCTGCGCAAGGAAGCGGTGCAGACACAGGAAGTCGCGAATACGGCGGCGTTTCTCCTGAGCCCCAGGTCATCGGGCATCAATGCCCAGGGGCTGGTGATCGATGCCGGGATGTCGACGAACTACTTCGACAAGGCGATCGTGACGCGGCCGTTTGATGGATCAAAGAACTGACGAGAGACGGGAGGAATGCCCCCTGCCGAGAGGAGGTTCCTTCGAGCCGCTGCGGATCAGGCTTCAGCGGAAAGCCGGGCAGCGAGCCAGCCAATGGCGATAATTGCGACTCCCAGGGTAAGGAAGTCGGTCGGAGTGGCGTCTCGCCAGCGCTCATACAGAGCGTGCATGAGGTCGATCAGGGCGCTTGGCATCGTTGGTTTTCCTCGGACCCACGGCAGAAATGGTACTGCCACCGCAGGAAAACCAGCCCTGTTCCAGGGGATGTCCGTCGAACTGGGACGACCTGCGTGACCGGAATGCCAAACTCGCCGGTTGTAACGACCCCTGGCAGGCCGGCGGCTGGAGTCAAATCGGAATTCCAGGCAGCCCAGTAGGGCCCGTTGCCGCTCAGGGCCCGTATAAGCTGGTGACGAGGCGGGCGACGTCGATGTCGCTGATACCAGCGTCTTTTCCTGCGAACCAGTCGGCCGGCTCGGAGGACACCAACACCCCCTCGCGCGATTCTTCGCTGTCGAGGGCGCCGTGGGAGCCTTTGACGAGCGTGGCGTCGAGTGTCGTTCTTGCGTGCTGTCGGTCGCCGAACAGTTCAAGCGGGTCGTATCCCGGCCTGGGGCGGGCGTTGCTGGTGCGGGGAGCGTTCGTGTCGTCGAACTGCCAATCGCCGGCGAACCATGAATCGGGCTTTGCGACGAGCACCACTTCGCCTGACCGCTCGTGGTTCAGCCCGATCTTCGTTCGCTGTTCACCGACCATCACGTGGGCGATGGCTGGATCATTCCGGAAGAGGTCGGCCACGCGGCGGATGTCGGCGGCGTCGCGGATGTAGATGTGCGCCAGCTGATGGTCGACCATCGCAAACGCCGGCGTGGCCCGGAAATCGAGAGACTCATGCCCGTCCTGCGACACGGGCATCAGCCATCCGGCCTCGCGGAGCACGCGGTTGGGATACCCGACCGACGAGACGGGAGTGACGCAGTACTCGCTGGCCACGAGCCAGGCGCTATTCCTGATTCCCGCGGCGGTGAAGCCATCGACCAGCGCTCCGATCGCCATGTCGAGTTCCGCGACGGCGTTCAACGTTTCGGAACTGTTCGGGCCAAATTTCTGAGTCGCGAAGTCGAGGTAGGGCAGAGAGACGAAGCTGAACCGCGGCCTGACGACGTAGGCGGTCTGGACAAAGGAGTCGACGATCCAGGCGATCGAGTTGATGCCGGGCTGCGGTTCCTGGACACGACCGCGCGGGAACTGGCCGAGGCAGTCCCGGAGCGTGCCGTAGAGTTCGGGCGGTTTGGAGTAGCAGTAGTGCGCGTCGCTGCCGTCGGGGTTGAGCACGGGATCGGCCGTACAGATGACATCGGCTTTCGCTCCCTTGGCGAGAGTCGCGAACCAGAGCGCGGAGGTGAGTGAGGCGTCGCGCTGCCGGAGCGTCTCCCAGATCTGCGGCGCCTGGACCGCCTGGTTCCAGGCGGTCCCGACTTCGACTTCCCCTTTTTCCCGCCAATAGAAGCCGCTGCCGACGACTCCGTGTCGCTCCGGGCCGACGCCGGTCGTGAGGCTGGCCTGAACCGAGGAACTAACCGCGGGGGATGAGGGGAAGAGGGGGACCGACAGCCCCTTTCGCGTGAGTTCGAGCAGGCGAGGCATCGAGCCGAGATCGCGCGACCTCAGTCCGGGAATGGAAAGGAGTACGACGGTCCGGGGCATGGAGTGGGGATTCATCAAAACAGAGGAGGGCGATTTCGGCCTGTGAACTGGCAACCGACGCAATGCGCCTCTCGCCTTCACCTTCGAGGCAGCTATGATAACGCATCCTCTCCAGTCATCCGTCTGCACGGGACCGGGCTGTTTCCAGCGTCATTCAAAGTCGTCTTCAGGATTCCATGCCGACGATCATCGACCTGCAGGCGCTCGGCGATTCTCCTGGCACGCTTGAAGTTGTGGCGAACGCCCTGATCTCGGGGGATCCTGTCGCTCTGCCGTTTGAAACGTCGTACGTGACGGCCGTCCTTCCGGACTGGCGGTTCCAAGGGGCGCAATCACATCTGTCCCGGTTTTCGGCGGCGCGGGGAGCCCTGGCGTTTCGTGACCTGGCCTCGGTGGACGACCTGGCGGGGCCGTTCTCCGGAAGGCCGCATCGCCTGCTGAGACGCTCATGGCCGGGGACGCTCATTGCCGAGTTCGCGGGACTGGCCGGTGATGCCCGACTGGCGGGGCTTCCGGAGTCGATCCAATCGCGTCTGGCGAGCGACGGCGCGGTGAGGACCATCGTTCCACGACACGAGTTCGTGCGGAACCTTCTGCGTCATCTTCCGGGGCCGCTGGTCGTCTCGATACCGACGGAGGACCGCGATCGGTGGGCCACTTCGACGGAATTGAACCGGGCCGTGGGACAGCACGTGGACATGCTCGTGGATGATGGACCGGCGCGTTACGATCAAGGTCCGACGGTGGTTCGCATCCAGGGGACTGACGTGCGTGTCGTCGAAGAGGGGGTCCTGTCAGAAAAGGCGATTGAACGCATGTCGGGGGAGATGATCCTGTTTGTCTGCACGGGGAACACCTGTCGCAGCCCCATGGCGGAATCGCTGTGCCGAAGGAAGCTTGCCGGTCGGCTGAACTGCTCGGACGACGACCTGCTTGATCACGGATATTCGGTGATGTCGGCGGGGCTTTCCGCCCAGCGCGGAGCACCGGCGGCCCAGGAAGCGATCGGCATTCTGGGGGAGGATGGGATCGACCTTCGCGGCCACGAGAGCCAGATGGTGACGCGGGCGATTCTGGACCAGGCCGACAGAGTCGTCACAATGACGCGTGCCCACCGGGATTCGATCGTGTCGAACATGCCGGAATTCGCCCACAAGGTGCGTCTGCTGTGTCCGGCAGGCCGCGACGTGGCGGACCCGATCGGTGGTGGAGAGCGGGAGTATCGCGAATGCCTCGACCAGATTTCTTCGCACCTCGATGCACTTCTCGACGAGATTCTTGGTGAGGAGAGGGGGGCAGGCCGGTCATGAAAATCGCCGTTGGTAGCGATCATCGCGGAGTGCGGATCAAGGGGCAGATTCTGTCGCAGCTGGCGGAGTTGGGCCACGAAGGGCTCGACGTCGGTCCGAGTGAAGGCGAGAGCGTGGACTATCCCGATTTTGCGTCGAAAGTCGCACGGGCCGTCTCGTTGAAAGACGTCGATCGGGGCATCCTGATCTGCGGGACGGGGATGGGGATGGTGATCACGGCCAACAAGTTTCCCGGGGTGCGGGCCGTCACGTGTCACGACGATGTGACCGCGGAGATGAGCCGTCGGCACAACGACGCGAACATCATGTGCCTTTCGGCCGACATGCTGGGGGACCGTCTTCTGGGGCGGATCGTGGACCTGTGGATGCGGACCGAGTTCGAAGGGGGGCGGCATCAGCGGCGGATCGAGAAGATCCTGCAGCTCGAGAAAGTGCTGGGGCTGACGGCTGACGCTCCGGAACGGGCGGGCTGCCAATCAGACACTGATGCGGCGACGTAGCGAGTCGCGTTTTCTCAAGTCGATTCATGCACAAAGCCCCGCGGCCGCTTTGAAGCGGCCGCGGGGCTTTTGTCGTTGAGAGTCGCCATTCCCAATGGAGAACACGGCGAAAAGCCGAGCTCATCTCGTGCTTCTCGCCGTGTTCGCGGGGCTGAATTGTCGCGGCCTGTGGTGTTCTCCACGCGATGCGGGAGAACTCGAGGCCAATATTGCCTGCCCGGGGTTCAAGACCCGGGCAGGCTGGACGCATTGTTACTTCAGGAGGCCCATCGCCTTGAGGCGGCAGTTCGGGCAATCCGGCTTCGGGTTGCCGAACATGTCGAGGTTCAGGCTGGTGGTGGCTTCCTTCGAGTTGAGCTGCTTTTCGAGCAGGTTCTTCAGGTTGGATTCCGAGACTTTCGCGCTGGTCGCGAAGACCTGCTTGCTCTGCTTGTTGTCGATGACAACCAGGCGGGGAAGGGTCGGCGAGCCGAAGCTCTTGAGGACCTTCTGGCCGTGCTCGGTCGTGGTGTCGATCTGGGCGACGACGTATTCGTCGAGGACCTTGGAGAGCTTTTCGTTGTCGCGGAGGCCGTGAACGTCAACGTCTTTCTTTTCGTCGCCGGTGTTGAGGACGACGAGCATGGGCCGCTTGTCGGCCTTGGCGGCCTTCCAGGCTTCGCCATAGTTTGCGAACTCAGCGGTGTGCGGGGTGTCGGAAGCAGCAGCTTCAGCACCGAAGAACAGGCCCGCCGTCAGCAAGAAACAACCAACCATCTTGACTCCCTTCAATACCATCCGGGTAAACACCTGCCAAACTCCGTTCACGTCCTCGGCAGGCTCTTGGTTCGCGCTCGAGTTCGAGATCCACTCCCCAGTTGTGGTCCGAGACGTCGTGGACGTCGCGCGGTCCTCGGGTTGAACGCTCATCACATTCGTTCAACTCATTCAGGACGGGGGGCACTTTGGGGGGGGGCGCGGGGCCTGTCAATGTTCCACCTGGTTTGAGTTCGCTATCGTGGCTTGTGCGTAAAGACTTTGCGTCGACTGC contains:
- the rpiB gene encoding ribose 5-phosphate isomerase B; translated protein: MKIAVGSDHRGVRIKGQILSQLAELGHEGLDVGPSEGESVDYPDFASKVARAVSLKDVDRGILICGTGMGMVITANKFPGVRAVTCHDDVTAEMSRRHNDANIMCLSADMLGDRLLGRIVDLWMRTEFEGGRHQRRIEKILQLEKVLGLTADAPERAGCQSDTDAAT
- the rsmA gene encoding 16S rRNA (adenine(1518)-N(6)/adenine(1519)-N(6))-dimethyltransferase RsmA, with protein sequence MSEPPRQTRSYLMSLFERHSANPRHDLGQNFLIDLNLHDYIVAQAGITPDDVVLEVGTGTGALTSAIAKDADRVITVEYDRRVHEIAKELLQSRPQVTLLNCDVLKNKNRFNPDVIEAVTAALDARPAGSLKSLKLVANLPYNVATPVMSNLIATELPWRRMVVTIQYELAERMAAAPGSSQYSALTVWLQAQTKVTLLKKLGPNVFWPRPQVDSAIVRIDPDLEARNAIADREFLHTFLRDVFTQRRKRLRGVVASMFKATHDKPAVDAAFELAGVSAESRAEDLPPADLVRLSNALAARSGPRGDR
- a CDS encoding arsenate reductase/protein-tyrosine-phosphatase family protein, with product MPTIIDLQALGDSPGTLEVVANALISGDPVALPFETSYVTAVLPDWRFQGAQSHLSRFSAARGALAFRDLASVDDLAGPFSGRPHRLLRRSWPGTLIAEFAGLAGDARLAGLPESIQSRLASDGAVRTIVPRHEFVRNLLRHLPGPLVVSIPTEDRDRWATSTELNRAVGQHVDMLVDDGPARYDQGPTVVRIQGTDVRVVEEGVLSEKAIERMSGEMILFVCTGNTCRSPMAESLCRRKLAGRLNCSDDDLLDHGYSVMSAGLSAQRGAPAAQEAIGILGEDGIDLRGHESQMVTRAILDQADRVVTMTRAHRDSIVSNMPEFAHKVRLLCPAGRDVADPIGGGEREYRECLDQISSHLDALLDEILGEERGAGRS
- a CDS encoding alkaline phosphatase family protein, which produces MPRTVVLLSIPGLRSRDLGSMPRLLELTRKGLSVPLFPSSPAVSSSVQASLTTGVGPERHGVVGSGFYWREKGEVEVGTAWNQAVQAPQIWETLRQRDASLTSALWFATLAKGAKADVICTADPVLNPDGSDAHYCYSKPPELYGTLRDCLGQFPRGRVQEPQPGINSIAWIVDSFVQTAYVVRPRFSFVSLPYLDFATQKFGPNSSETLNAVAELDMAIGALVDGFTAAGIRNSAWLVASEYCVTPVSSVGYPNRVLREAGWLMPVSQDGHESLDFRATPAFAMVDHQLAHIYIRDAADIRRVADLFRNDPAIAHVMVGEQRTKIGLNHERSGEVVLVAKPDSWFAGDWQFDDTNAPRTSNARPRPGYDPLELFGDRQHARTTLDATLVKGSHGALDSEESREGVLVSSEPADWFAGKDAGISDIDVARLVTSLYGP
- a CDS encoding thioredoxin domain-containing protein is translated as MVGCFLLTAGLFFGAEAAASDTPHTAEFANYGEAWKAAKADKRPMLVVLNTGDEKKDVDVHGLRDNEKLSKVLDEYVVAQIDTTTEHGQKVLKSFGSPTLPRLVVIDNKQSKQVFATSAKVSESNLKNLLEKQLNSKEATTSLNLDMFGNPKPDCPNCRLKAMGLLK
- a CDS encoding enoyl-ACP reductase FabI — translated: MGVANRKSVAWQTAQVLTEAGAEVVYAVRSEARRDQLARFTGDAPIYICDVEKQAEIDALRDSLSADGRTLQGIVHSIAFADYSAGWKPFHETPRSAFLQAVDISCFSLIAVSNALRDLVDKEHGSVVTISISTTRMAAENYGYMAPVKAALDSTVCFLAKSFSGFSKIRFNAVCPGLLKTSASAGIPGYVDSYLFAEQATLRKEAVQTQEVANTAAFLLSPRSSGINAQGLVIDAGMSTNYFDKAIVTRPFDGSKN
- a CDS encoding cysteine desulfurase-like protein — protein: MAIPLDVASLRSRFPALARRFNDHPAAYFDGAAGSQVPQSVIDAISDVLANHNANRGSAIPTSREADERIEEAHRAFVDFLGAADPAEVYTGQNMTSLTFAMSRALSRTWKPGDEIIVTRLDHDANVTPWTLAARDAGAVVHTIDFHADDCTLDLAALASRLNSRTRLVAVGYASNAVGTINPIAEICRLARSAGALTFIDAVHFAPHGRINVSELGCDFLVCSPYKFFGPHLGVMYGRLEHLERLEAYRLRPAPARPPGKWMTGTQSHESIWGGAAAVDYLASLGGDAGFRGQRLDVAYERIRAHERTIGERLLSGLRDLKTFRLWGIADSSRWDERVPTFSLTHAKFTPQQLCDQLLERGLFTWAGNHYALSFCECCDLEPGGTLRLSLLHYNTQAEVDRLLEALRSFDR